A single Eulemur rufifrons isolate Redbay chromosome 9, OSU_ERuf_1, whole genome shotgun sequence DNA region contains:
- the SLC16A11 gene encoding monocarboxylate transporter 11 isoform X2: MTPKPAGPPDGGWGWMVAATAFAVNGLSYGLLRSLGLALPDLAEHFDRSAQETAWVSALALAVQQAASPVGSALSTRWGARPVVMVGGVLASLGFVFSAFARSLVHLYLGLGLLAGSGWALAFAPALGTLSRYFSRRRVLAVGLALTGNGVSSLLLAPALQFLLDTFGWRGALLLLGAISLHLTPCGALLRPLSLPGDPPAPPRGPLAALGLGLFTHRAFSVFALGTALVGAGYFVPYVHLAPHALDRGLGGYGAALVVAVAAVGDAGARLVCGWLADQGWVPLPRLLAVFGALTGLGLLAVGLVPVVGSEGDWGGPLLAAAGAYGLSAGSYAPLVFGVLPGLVGLGGVVQATGLVMMLMSLGGLLGPPLSGFLRDETGDFTASFLVCSSFVLSGSFIYMGLPRALPSCRPASPPATPPPEMGELLPVPVPQVALLSPGGPHPTLDTTC; the protein is encoded by the exons ATGACCCCCAAGCCCGCCGGACCCCCGGacgggggctggggctggatggTGGCAGCCACTGCCTTCGCGGTGAACGGGCTCTCCTACGGGCTGCTACGCTCCTTGGGCCTTGCCCTCCCTGACCTCGCCGAGCACTTTGACCGAAGCGCCCAGGAGACCGCGTGGGTCAGCGCCCTGGCCCTGGCCGTACAACAGGCAGCCA GCCCTGTGGGCAGCGCCCTGAGCACACGCTGGGGGGCGCGCCCGGTGGTGATGGTTGGGGGCGTCCTTGCCTCGCTGGGCTTCGTCTTCTCGGCTTTTGCCCGCAGTCTGGTGCACCTCTACCTCGGCCTGGGCCTCCTCGCAG GCTCCGGCTGGGCCCTGGCGTTCGCTCCTGCCCTCGGTACCCTCTCGCGTTACTTCTCCCGCCGTCGAGTCTTGGCGGTGGGGTTGGCGCTCACGGGCAACGGGGTCTCCTCGCTGCTCCTGGCGCCGGCCTTGCAGTTCCTCCTTGATACTTTCGGCTGGCGGGGCGCCCTACTCCTCCTTGGCGCCATCAGCCTCCACCTCACCCCCTGTGGCGCCCTGCTGCGACCTCTGAGCCTCCCTGGcgaccccccagccccaccccgcggCCCCCTAGCTGCCCTCGGCCTGGGTCTCTTCACACATAGGGCCTTCTCAGTGTTTGCTCTGGGCACGGCCCTAGTTGGGGCCGGGTACTTCGTTCCCTACGTGCACTTGGCCCCCCACGCTTTAGATCGCGGACTGGGGGGGTACGGGGCAGCGCTGGTGGTGGCCGTGGCTGCTGTGGGGGATGCGGGCGCCCGGCTGGTCTGCGGGTGGCTGGCGGACCAGGGCTGGGTGCCCCTCCCGCGGCTGCTGGCCGTGTTCGGGGCTCTGACAGGGCTGGGGCTGCTAGCGGTGGGACTGGTGCCTGTGGTGGGGAGTGAAGGGGACTGGGGGGGTCCCCTGCTGGCTGCGGCTGGGGCCTATGGGCTGAGCGCCGGGAGCTACGCCCCGCTGGTTTTCGGTGTGCTCCCTGGGCTGGTGGGCCTCGGAGGTGTGGTGCAGGCCACCGGGCTGGTGATGATGCTGATGAGCCTCGGGGGGCTGCTGGGTCCCCCCTTGTCAG GCTTCCTCAGGGATGAGACAGGAGACTTCACCGCCTCTTTCCTCGTGTGCAGCTCCTTCGTCCTCTCCGGCAGCTTCATCTACATGGGACTGCCCAGGGCGCTGCCCTCCTGCCGTCCAGCCTCACCTCCAGCCACTCCTCCTCCTGAGATGGGGGAGCTGCTCCCAGTCCCAGTGCCGCAGGTTGCCCTGCTCTCCCCAGGAGGCCCTCACCCCACTCTGGACACCacttgttga
- the SLC16A11 gene encoding monocarboxylate transporter 11 isoform X1 — protein sequence MVGGVLASLGFVFSAFARSLVHLYLGLGLLAGSGWALAFAPALGTLSRYFSRRRVLAVGLALTGNGVSSLLLAPALQFLLDTFGWRGALLLLGAISLHLTPCGALLRPLSLPGDPPAPPRGPLAALGLGLFTHRAFSVFALGTALVGAGYFVPYVHLAPHALDRGLGGYGAALVVAVAAVGDAGARLVCGWLADQGWVPLPRLLAVFGALTGLGLLAVGLVPVVGSEGDWGGPLLAAAGAYGLSAGSYAPLVFGVLPGLVGLGGVVQATGLVMMLMSLGGLLGPPLSGFLRDETGDFTASFLVCSSFVLSGSFIYMGLPRALPSCRPASPPATPPPEMGELLPVPVPQVALLSPGGPHPTLDTTC from the exons ATGGTTGGGGGCGTCCTTGCCTCGCTGGGCTTCGTCTTCTCGGCTTTTGCCCGCAGTCTGGTGCACCTCTACCTCGGCCTGGGCCTCCTCGCAG GCTCCGGCTGGGCCCTGGCGTTCGCTCCTGCCCTCGGTACCCTCTCGCGTTACTTCTCCCGCCGTCGAGTCTTGGCGGTGGGGTTGGCGCTCACGGGCAACGGGGTCTCCTCGCTGCTCCTGGCGCCGGCCTTGCAGTTCCTCCTTGATACTTTCGGCTGGCGGGGCGCCCTACTCCTCCTTGGCGCCATCAGCCTCCACCTCACCCCCTGTGGCGCCCTGCTGCGACCTCTGAGCCTCCCTGGcgaccccccagccccaccccgcggCCCCCTAGCTGCCCTCGGCCTGGGTCTCTTCACACATAGGGCCTTCTCAGTGTTTGCTCTGGGCACGGCCCTAGTTGGGGCCGGGTACTTCGTTCCCTACGTGCACTTGGCCCCCCACGCTTTAGATCGCGGACTGGGGGGGTACGGGGCAGCGCTGGTGGTGGCCGTGGCTGCTGTGGGGGATGCGGGCGCCCGGCTGGTCTGCGGGTGGCTGGCGGACCAGGGCTGGGTGCCCCTCCCGCGGCTGCTGGCCGTGTTCGGGGCTCTGACAGGGCTGGGGCTGCTAGCGGTGGGACTGGTGCCTGTGGTGGGGAGTGAAGGGGACTGGGGGGGTCCCCTGCTGGCTGCGGCTGGGGCCTATGGGCTGAGCGCCGGGAGCTACGCCCCGCTGGTTTTCGGTGTGCTCCCTGGGCTGGTGGGCCTCGGAGGTGTGGTGCAGGCCACCGGGCTGGTGATGATGCTGATGAGCCTCGGGGGGCTGCTGGGTCCCCCCTTGTCAG GCTTCCTCAGGGATGAGACAGGAGACTTCACCGCCTCTTTCCTCGTGTGCAGCTCCTTCGTCCTCTCCGGCAGCTTCATCTACATGGGACTGCCCAGGGCGCTGCCCTCCTGCCGTCCAGCCTCACCTCCAGCCACTCCTCCTCCTGAGATGGGGGAGCTGCTCCCAGTCCCAGTGCCGCAGGTTGCCCTGCTCTCCCCAGGAGGCCCTCACCCCACTCTGGACACCacttgttga